Genomic DNA from Setaria italica strain Yugu1 chromosome V, Setaria_italica_v2.0, whole genome shotgun sequence:
CTCAACCAAGTATGGTTTGATTTGACAATGGAGGTGCAAATTTAGTTATTGCTCAATGTACTCTTATCCAATAATTTATTGTCTAGATTTTCTAGTGCTTCATCAACTTACTAAGCACCTAGTTTAAAGAACTTCGTGATGATAAATTTACATTACAATGTCGTGGAAACACTCCTTAATTGCAACTACATCACCATAGCATTAAAACAACATAGTAACAAATATAGTAACAAGACACTATATATTGTAATTATCATTGGTCTTTTGTTGTTCTTGGGTTGCAGGGAACACCATCACAGATAGTTCACCGCCACCAGAGCTCCGTGTGCAGCTGCTGTGCTGAATAGCGAACTCTCAGACCACCATGGGTAGTCGTGTAATTTGACCAGCACAAGTACCCGTACTCTACCACCCCGGAAACCCACGGGTACGAAATGACAATATTACCCCCGCCTTTATTCCCTCCCATTTCTGGCGCCCTCTTTTCAGAAAGGCCCCGAACCCAACCACCCCAACCCAACCCCACACCCCGGTTAACCCTGGTTAGCGCCCTGCCACGACCTGACGAGCCCATTCCACCACCACATGCATAGACCCATCCCACAGTACGCCGCACGCGCTTACGTGGGCCCCGGGATTTACTCCAGCGATCCGGTGCACAAAGACCAGGCGTAGCAGATCCTGCTTGCCCTCGAAGGAATCGAccccctcgccctcctcctctttatctcgcagccgccgccgccgcaaacCCTAACCCGAGTTCCGATCCGGTTAATCGGCGACGAGGAAGACGACGGAGGCGGCAGATCTGCGGGGATCCGACGGCGGCTGAGGGGGAGATGGTGGTGAACGGCCGGCCGCTGAAGAGGGCGAGGACGCGGGTGGAGGCCAGGGACTTCGCGGGGTTCCCGGCGGCCGGAGATGGCGGGGCGGCCGGGACGTTCAGGGAGGCGGTGAGGGGGTTCCTCGCGAAGCACGCGAGGCTGCTCCCGCTTCCGTCCATcttctcgccggcggccgccgccgccccgccgcaccTGCTGATCTGGAGGGTGTCCCTGAGcgtcggggaggagggggaggaggagaccgGCGGCAGGGTCGAGCTCAACGTCGTTGAGGAGGATGTGCTCCGATCACGATCTGTGTATTGTGATCAGTGCAGAGTCGTGGGTGAGTTGCTttcctctcttttcctttctctttttcccggAAAATTATTTTCACACGAGAAAATATTGTTAATTTTTAACAGATATACGCATTCTTTTTGTTTCGAtctgctccttttcttttcgaTTTATTGAGCGCTATTTGGTTTTAAATCCCAACGTCtttctattttgaaattttATGAAAATTCGGCCCGTTTCACTGTAATTTTCTGGAAGCTTTCGTCTTGTCAGCCAATTGTTAGGCTGTTGCTTTCAACATCCATAACCATGATTGATTCAATCTTCGTTGTCATATCCTGTTAGCATACAGCAACAAAGCATCTGCAGTGGAATCTTGTGTCTGATGCGTTTGTTTGGTTGCAGGATGGAGTGGGCACCCAGTCTGTGGGAAGCGATACCATTTCATCATCGAGAACGACTGCAACCAGCTTTCTGGCCACCGGCGCACCTGCTGCCTTCGCTGCGGCACTCCCATGGTCGCTGGAGAATCAAGGTGGGAGGCACATTTCAGAAAATATACATCATTGCATAACAGGAAGTGGAAATAGGACCTGTTAATACATGACGAGTGATGTCAACATGCCGTGTGTTAGATGCCTATACATGTGTGATTGAATCAAGGTGGTGCTGCACTGCCTACATGCTGTAAATCAGTGCATGCTCGAATCTAATGCAGAGTTTCAAATGGATTGCATCTGGATGGGGCTTGTTTGCACATGTAGAAAGTTATCTCTGCAACCTTCTCTCTTAATAAATCATAAGCCAAGCAATCTGATTGATGTGCTGTGAACTTGTGATgctctgaatactagttgcatGTTCTCTTACTTCGAATGCAATGCCTTCTCCAGGTGCGCACTGTGCAACTTTGATATGGATGGTGAGGAGATCGAAGAGTGTGCATACCTGCATTTGGATGACTCCTCTCACTTGCTGCACGCTGTGGTGCATGCAAACGGCTATGGGCACCTCCTCAGGGTAAATGGCCGTGAAGGTGGTTCAAGATTCCTCACTGGCCGTGACATAATGAGCTTATGGGATCGCTTGTGCAAGGTGCTGCATGTGAGGTAAATGAAAGGAGCAGAACAACAATCTTTGATTGGAATCGACACTTATCCAAAATGCTATCCTTCAACCTAACTGTCATTTCCATCACTGCAGGAAGGTCACTGTCATGGACATCTCCAAGAAACATGGAATGGACTACAGACTCCTGCATGCAGTCACCAGTGGGCACCCATGGTATGGCGAATGGGGATACAAGTTTGGTGCTGGAAGCTTTGCACTAACCTCAGAGACATACCAAAATGCAGTAGACATGCTTTCAAGTATACAACTGGCACTGTACTTCTCGAACAGAAGCCCCATCAGGACTCCATTGCAGAACACAATTGCTCTTTATTGGGCACTCTGCGATCGCCAACTAGTGACACTACGGGACCTTTTCCGCTTTATTATGCACCTGCTTCATCAAGCTCAGAAGATGTCAAAACCCTCAACTTATAAGCGCAAAGAACTTGCATCTGATGTGCTCTGTGCGTGGACTAAAGATGATTTTGATCGAGCAGAAGCTGCAATGCTTAAGGTTCTCCGGGTTGTGCAAACTGGACAGTGGGTAGCTTGGCGTGCACTTCGGGGAGCTGCATCAAAGGCTGTTGATTCACAAGAGCTGCTTGATTATTCTCTTCGAGAACTGGGTGGAAAACAACTGGATGATGGCCATTTTGTTGCTGTCCGCTGCAATGCTGAGACAAGTGCAATAGAGTACAGGTGAGCCTTGTCGTCATCCCTTTTAATACCTGAACTTAACCTAGTAGTTTGCTTACCATTATTATTTCATGACAAGCAGGCTGGAATCTTCCTCCATTCGGTCACCAGTTAATGCAGCAACGTTTGAGCCCTCTGTTGAACATCTCCTGCATGATCTTAGATTCCTCTACGATGCTCTGCTGAACCCAGAGTCCATGCTGTCTTCACAGCCAGAGGTGGTGGGTTCATCAGCACATAGTGCAGCAGCAAAGATTCTTGATTGCAAGCAGTTCATCAAGCATTATGACAAGCATGCTCTCAGGACTCCTTCTAACCCATTCTTGCTCTCTGTGAGGTGCTCCATTGAACTACTTGATCACCCAAAAGACTACACAGCACCTCCAGAGGAACTTGTACTTTTACCAGCAAGTGCTACCCTTGCTGAACTGAAAGTGCAGGCTTCAAGGGCATTTCAAGAGACGTACCTCATGTTCCAAAGCTTCCAAGCTGAACAGCTCCCTGACTTTCCAAACTTCAGTGACACAACCCCCGTGAAGCATGTGCTTGGATCAGGCCAGCTTGTTCGGTTAAGAGGACGTTGCACTGGAGATTACCGGAGGATTGTACAGTTCAGGATGGAGAGGGGTTTGGAGAACTGGACTGTGGACTGCTCATGTGGT
This window encodes:
- the LOC101784208 gene encoding PHD finger protein At1g33420, with the protein product MVVNGRPLKRARTRVEARDFAGFPAAGDGGAAGTFREAVRGFLAKHARLLPLPSIFSPAAAAAPPHLLIWRVSLSVGEEGEEETGGRVELNVVEEDVLRSRSVYCDQCRVVGWSGHPVCGKRYHFIIENDCNQLSGHRRTCCLRCGTPMVAGESRCALCNFDMDGEEIEECAYLHLDDSSHLLHAVVHANGYGHLLRVNGREGGSRFLTGRDIMSLWDRLCKVLHVRKVTVMDISKKHGMDYRLLHAVTSGHPWYGEWGYKFGAGSFALTSETYQNAVDMLSSIQLALYFSNRSPIRTPLQNTIALYWALCDRQLVTLRDLFRFIMHLLHQAQKMSKPSTYKRKELASDVLCAWTKDDFDRAEAAMLKVLRVVQTGQWVAWRALRGAASKAVDSQELLDYSLRELGGKQLDDGHFVAVRCNAETSAIEYRLESSSIRSPVNAATFEPSVEHLLHDLRFLYDALLNPESMLSSQPEVVGSSAHSAAAKILDCKQFIKHYDKHALRTPSNPFLLSVRCSIELLDHPKDYTAPPEELVLLPASATLAELKVQASRAFQETYLMFQSFQAEQLPDFPNFSDTTPVKHVLGSGQLVRLRGRCTGDYRRIVQFRMERGLENWTVDCSCGAKDDDGERMLACDVCGVWQHTRCSGISDFEEVPENFICRKCASPRKGKGHGGGGSNGGGRVEVSAAGRCKDEIGSSVGGAGKFGRMATVG